The nucleotide sequence CACTATCCCGGTCGGGGAATCGGGGAAAATACATGCCATGCAGGCGGTTTCGCCGGGCAAGATGTTCATCGCAACACCGTAGCTCGCGACCGCAGCCGTGTAGATCCACGGCATTCCTTTCTCAACGCAGAAATCGTTGATCAGATACCGCGTCTCGAAGTTGTCGGTACCATCCATAACCAGATCAACGTCATTCAGCAGTTCGGAGCAGTTTTCCGGAGTGAGATCGGCGACCTTATCTTCCACAAGTATGCCGGAGTTGAACGCCCGCATTTTTTGGGCTGCAGCAATGGCTTTTGGCAGCGACTCGGCGGCATCCGCCTCGTCGAAAAGCACTTGCCGCTGCAGGTTGCTTGGCTCTACGTAGTCACGGTCGATGACACGTATGTATCCGACACCCGCCCGGGCTAGAAGACTCGCTATCGCCGACCCGGTGGCACCAGAGCCAACCACCGCAACTCGGGAACTTGCGAGGTGTTCCTGTCCCTGACGGCCAATACCAGAAAACAGCACCTGCCGGGAATACCGCTCATCACTAGGAATCGTCATTTTTGGTTTCTATTC is from Terriglobales bacterium and encodes:
- a CDS encoding ThiF family adenylyltransferase, which encodes MTIPSDERYSRQVLFSGIGRQGQEHLASSRVAVVGSGATGSAIASLLARAGVGYIRVIDRDYVEPSNLQRQVLFDEADAAESLPKAIAAAQKMRAFNSGILVEDKVADLTPENCSELLNDVDLVMDGTDNFETRYLINDFCVEKGMPWIYTAAVASYGVAMNILPGETACMACIFPDSPTGIVDTCDTSGILNSAVNLMASISVTEALKLLVGDKAKVRRTLLSWDVWTNEHAEIHADSPRTGCRCCEQRDFVHLSGEGRPHITLCGRNSVQIHEKHRPVNFSYLQAKLAPHGTVRHNDFVLKFLREPYELTVFPDGRAIIKGTTDIAVARSLYARFIGS